In Trichoderma asperellum chromosome 1, complete sequence, a single window of DNA contains:
- a CDS encoding uncharacterized protein (MEROPS:MER0000485) gives MGRSQTATLPLIPLPRGTVLLPGLAYRVTVNSSRPDLPALLAYVYELAASKGPDGRIDSIPIACVPVSSPLVGPDGQLLITNGEDPESARVDSINPGTAKKDDLFGFGVAAKIVGIDGRGSGEFALRVEGTSRIRLDSIIRERPFFEAKATYYEDEVDVTDKQLQDLFSLLKMRSRELVTILRISSLLPRTGGPALSPAVTKRLEMLIIRRELKEAGLLADFMANLLDGTHEEKLGILAALDTKVRLTKVIELLERQVGGIKNNFKITTFTTVPVQIIDRLNENPTRRPNTMPPMAGMGLLPPPGGNDQNEDQDANELDELKKKLSAAKLPQEASKAVDRELRRLQRMPPMNQEYQVTRNWLETISEIPWTAATNDRLGADTLTKARQQLDLDHYGLDKVKRRLIEYLAVLRLKQSISDDMEEQIRKAEADAAVAEKAITEGKSSDTAKIADDVAQNNASRQEASESELAKLQMLKSKRTVDKSPIMLLIGPPGVGKTSLAKSVATALGRKFHRISLGGVRDEAEIRGHRRTYVAAMPGLIVQGLRKVGVANPVFLLDEIDKIGTASVHGDPSAAMLEVLDPEQNHSFQDHYVGMPVDLSKVLFIATANSLDTIPGPLLDRMEMIYLPGYTTLEKRHIAIQHLIPKQLRSNGLADDQVEFSQEVVSKIIESYTRESGVRNLEREIGSVCRAKAVEYAEARDNSALETYRPQLTLDDIEQILGIEKFEEEIAEKTSRPGIVTGLVAYSTGGNGSILFIEVADMPGNGRVQLTGKLGDVLKESVEVALTWVKAHAYELSLTSDPHVDIMKDRSIHVHCPSGAIPKDGPSSGIGQAIALISLFSGKPVPPTMAMTGEISLRGRVTAVGGIKEKLIGALRAGVKTVLLPAQNRKDVKDLPQEVKDGLEILHVNHIWDAIRLVWPDSHWAEDHQFAGLESRL, from the exons ATGGGAAGATCCCAGACCGCGACCCTCCCGCTAATTCCTCTCCCTCGCGGGACCGTCCTGCTGCCCGGCCTTGCCTACCGCGTCACCGTCAACTCCAGCCGACCCGACTTGCCGGCTCTTCTCGCCTACGTCTACGAGCTCGCCGCATCAAAGGGCCCGGATGGCCGCATCGACTCTATCCCGATAGCATGCGTGCCGGTGTCTTCCCCGCTGGTCGGCCCGGACGGCCAGCTCCTCATCACCAATGGTGAGGACCCAGAGAGCGCCCGGGTCGACTCGATCAACCCGGGCACTGCAAAGAAGGACGATTTGTTTGGCTTTGGAGTCGCTGCCAAGATCGTCGGCATTGATGGACGCGGGTCTGGCGAGTTCGCGCTGCGGGTTGAGGGCACAAGCAGGATTAGATTGGACTCGATAATTCGCGAGCGTCCTTTTTTCGAGGCAAAAGCAACTTACTATGAAGACGAAG TCGATGTCACCGATaagcagctgcaagaccTGTTCAGCCTGCTAAAAATGCGCTCAAGAGAGCTGGTCACGATTCTTCGCATCTCATCATTGCTTCCTCGCACAGGCGGCCCGGCCCTCTCCCCCGCAGTCACAAAACGATTAGAAATGCTCATAATCAGAAGGGAGCTGAAAGAGGCTGGCCTGCTGGCTGACTTCATGGCCAACCTTCTCGATGGCACTCATGAAGAAAAGCTCGGCATTCTAGCCGCCCTAGACACCAAGGTTAGGCTCACCAAGGTTATCGAGCTTCTGGAGCGCCAAGTTGGCGGCATCAAGAACAACTTCAAGATTACTACATTCACAACAGTTCCGGTCCAGATAATCGATCGGTTAAATGAGAACCCTACTAGAAGGCCAAATACAATGCCCCCAATGGCGGGGATGGGGCTTTTACCACCCCCAGGAGGGAATGATCAAAACGAAGACCAAGACGCCAACGAGCTTGATGAACTTAAGAAGAAGCTGTCGGCAGCAAAGCTACCACAGGAAGCCTCCAAGGCCGTGGATAGAGAGCTGCGCCGGCTGCAGAGAATGCCGCCTATGAATCAAGAATACCAGGTCACGAGAAACTGGCTGGAGACGATATCTGAAATCCCATGGACCGCGGCCACGAATGATCGACTAGGGGCCGATACGCTGACCAAAGCTCGACAGCAGCTTGACCTCGACCACTATGGCCTGGACAAGGTCAAGAGGAGGCTTATTGAGTACCTGGCTGTCTTAAGGTTGAAGCAGTCCATCAGTGATGATATGGAGGAGCAGATTCGCAAGGCAGAAGCTGATGCCGCCGTCGCTGAAAAGGCCATTACCGAGGGCAAGAGCAGTGACACCGCCAAAATTGCAGACGATGTTGCTCAAAACAACGCCAGTCGACAAGAGGCGTCCGAATCTGAACTCGCCAAGCTCCAGATGCTCAAGTCGAAGCGCACAGTCGACAAGTCACCGATCATGCTCCTGATCGGACCCCCTGGTGTAGGAAAGACCAGCTTGGCCAAGTCGGTTGCAACTGCTCTGGGCCGCAAGTTCCACCGCATCTCCTTAGGCGGTGTCAGAGACGAAGCTGAGATCCGTGGCCACAGGAGGACTTACGTGGCGGCCATGCCTGGGCTCATCGTGCAGGGCCTCAGAAAGGTCGGTGTGGCGAATCCAGTCTTTCTGCTCGACGAGATTGACAAGATTGGCACGGCGAGCGTACACGGCGATCCCTCAGCCGCCATGCTCGAGGTTCTAGACCCGGAGCAGAACCATAGCTTCCAGGATCACTACGTCGGCATGCCGGTCGATCTGTCCAAGgtcctcttcatcgccacCGCCAACAGCCTGGACACCATCCCCGGTCCTCTGTTGGACCGCATGGAGATGATCTATCTTCCTGGCTACACCACGCTTGAGAAGCGCCACATTGCCATTCAGCATCTGATCCCCAAGCAGCTCCGGTCCAACGGATTGGCGGACGACCAGGTCGAGTTCAGCCAGGAGGTGGTGTCCAAAATCATCGAGTCGTACACCCGTGAGTCAGGGGTTCGCAATCTGGAACGTGAAATTGGCTCTGTATGTCGCGCCAAGGCTGTCGAGTACGCGGAGGCGAGAGACAATAGCGCCTTGGAGACGTACCGGCCGCAGCTCACGCTCGATGACATTGAACAGATTTTGGGTATTGAGAAGTTTGAAGAGGAAATCGCCGAGAAGACGAGTCGTCCGGGTATTGTAACGGGACTTGTAGCCTACAGCACCGGCGGCAACGGCAGCATTCTCTTTATTGAGGTTGCTGATATGCCCGGCAATGGACGAGTGCAGCTTACGGGCAAGCTAGGCGATGTTCTCAAGGAAAGTGTTGAAGTTGCTCTCACTTGGGTTAAAGCTCATGCCTATGAGCTGAGCCTAACCTCCGATCCACACGTCGATATCATGAAGGATCGCAGTATTCATGTCCACTGCCCCTCTGGAGCTATTCCCAAGGATGGGCCCAGCAGTGGTATCGGTCAGGCCATCGCCTTGATCTCCCTATTCTCTGGCAAGCCAGTGCCACCTACGATGGCTATGACG GGCGAGATATCCCTCCGCGGCCGAGTCACCGCTGTCGGAGGTATCAAGGAAAAACTCATCGGGGCCCTCCGAGCGGGGGTTAAGACAGTGCTACTCCCAGCACAGAACCGTAAAGACGTCAAGGATCTTCCTCAGGAAGTCAAGGATGGTTTGGAGATCCTCCATGTAAA CCACATTTGGGATGCGATCCGACTGGTCTGGCCTGATTCCCATTGGGCCGAGGACCACCAGTTCGCTGGCCTCGAGAGCCGTCTATAA
- a CDS encoding uncharacterized protein (EggNog:ENOG41) yields MAHVISKTAIDTITTTASAATATAIVDRRRSLVPQSWEKSVRKIGLTECEQAGVSLAHAFAADALSMYLLDGDETDRYSDETKWKLHVRIMTYLVSAHCYSGLVTTIGPDYDCVALWMPPGMHMDDWWTIFRSGMWRLYYQLGSEGRKRYYEDVLPLLHETMDEVMGDREYYYLAYIGTKPSARGKGYAKKLIMDMAAKADAENRAMYLESSSSDNISYYERFGFKYRKEISFKRGPVPVPLYIMVREPVAAKAAEEAVPTLDQIETVKV; encoded by the exons ATGGCGCACGTTATAAGCAAAACCGCCATTGATACCATCACGACCACCGCCTCCGCCGCTACCGCAACAGCCATTGTGgaccgccgccgctctcTTGTTCCTCAGTCCTGGGAGAAATCTGTTCGCAAGATTGGCCTGACTGAATGCGAACAGGCGGGAGTCTCTCTCGCCCACGCCTTTGCCGCCGATGCCTTGAGCATGTATCTCCTCGACGGCGACGAAACGGATCGGTACTCGGACGAGACCAAATGGAAGCTCCACGTCCGCATCATGACGTATCTGGTGTCTGCCCATTGCTACAGTGGCCTCGTCACAACCATTGGCCCAGATTATGACTGCGTAGCGTTGTG GATGCCTCCTGGGATGCACATGGACGACTGGTGGACCATCTTCCGAAGTGGCATGTGGCGCCTCTATTACCAACTTGGCTCAGAGGGCCGCAAGCGCTACTACGAAGATGTGCTGCCTCTCCTGCATGAGACAATGGACGAAGTCATGGGAGACCGCGAGTACTACTATCTTGCTTATATCGGTACCAAGCCCAGCGCTAGAGGCAAAGGCTATgccaagaagctcatcaTGGACATGGCGGCAAAG GCTGATGCTGAGAACCGTGCCATGTACCTTGaatccagctccagcgacAACATCAGCTACTACGAGCGCTTCGGCTTCAAGTACCGCAAGGAAATCTCCTTCAAGAGAGGACCGGTGCCCGTGCCGCTCTACATCATGGTGCGCGAGCCAGTAGCCGCCAAAGCAGCCGAAGAAGCAGTGCCGACGCTGGACCAGATTGAGACTGTCAAAGTCTGA
- the IDI1 gene encoding isopentenyl-diphosphate delta-isomerase idi1 (BUSCO:EOG092D34D0): MSTTITTTTAQPITAEAMLRLFPDIDTTSEALTGHDEEQIRLMDEVCIVTDENDMPIGTASKKICHLMTNIDKGLLHRAFSVFLFNDKNELLLQQRASEKITFPDMWTNTCCSHPLSIPTETGANLVDSIAGAKRAAQRKLEHELGIKKEQVPFEDFRFLTRIHYKAPSDGKWGEHEIDYILFIKANVDLNINENEVQAVQYVTPENLKKQFEDPSLKFTPWFKLICNSMLFQWWESLDSGLDKYTNEQEIRRML; this comes from the exons ATGTCGACAACCAttaccaccaccacggcGCAGCCGATTACGGCTGAGGCCATGCTTCGTCTTTTCCCAGACATCGATACCACCAGCGAGGCACTGACCGGCCACGATGAGGAGCAAATCCGACTGATGGACGAGGTCTGCATCGTCACTGACGAGAACGATATGCCCATTGGCACTGCGAGCAAGAAGATTT GCCACCTGATGACCAACATCGACAAGGGACTCTTGCACCGTGCCTTTTCCGTCTTCCTTTTCAACGACAAGAACGAGCTACTGCTTCAGCAGCGCGCCTCTGAGAAGATTACCTTCCCAGACATGTGGACCAACACCTGCTGCTCGCACCCGCTGAGCATTCCCACCGAGACTGGCGCAAACCTGGTCGACTCCATCGCTGGAGCGAAGCGTGCCGCTCAGCGCAAGCTGGAACACGAGCTCGGCATCAAGAAGGAGCAGGTCCCCTTTGAGGACTTCCGCTTCCTGACCCGAATCCACTACAAGGCTCCTAGCGATGGCAAATGGGGCGAGCACGAGA TTGACtacatcctcttcatcaaggCCAACGTCGACCTCAACATCAACGAGAACGAGGTGCAGGCCGTTCAATACGTCACCCCCGAGAACCTCAAGAAGCAGTTTGAAGACCCCAGCCTCAAGTTCACCCCCTGGTTCAAGCTGATCTGCAACTCCATGCTCTTCCAGTGGTGGGAGAGCTTAGACTCTGGTCTGGACAAGTACACCAACGAGCAGGAGATCCGACGAATGCTGTAA
- the END3 gene encoding endocytosis defective- protein (BUSCO:EOG092D3PL7), which yields MPPKIEQKEIETYWNIFSDRTGGGQFLTGEQAAPVLKNSGLRDDQLEKVWDLADVDNDGNLDFEEFCVAMRLIFDILNGEYADVPKTLPDWMIPESKAHLVQATKAITGKQPQFEQVEDEDDTPGLKDGFEWYMKPEDKAKYEQIYQESRDMRGEVAFASLEDLYESLDVPDTDIRSAWNLINPSASSSINKDACLAFLHILNNRHDGYRIPRTVPASLRSSFERNQIDYQVDNQKTGVSSRWATKADDSTATGRKAKFGDQYLTRLGRSGFKTAGTDFSTEKTEDWEEVRLKRQLQDLEEKMRKVEEIAERRKGGKRDSKPALVKRELDQLLDYKRRELRDLEEGKGKSAVGGNLKSISDDLETVREQVDGLEAHLRSREQILEQLQSEIEDEKRG from the exons ATGCCTCCCAAGATTGAGCAGAAGGAAATTGAGACATACTGGAATATCTTTTCAGACAGGACAGGCGGCGGACAGTTCCTTACTGGCGAACAGGCTGCGCCCGTGCTCAAGAACAGTGGCCTTCGCGATGACCAGCTAGAAAAAGTGTGGGATTTGGCGGACGTGGATAACGATGGTAACCTGGACTTTGAGGAGTTTTGCGTCGCTATGCGGCTCATCTTTGATATTCTAAACGGA GAATATGCCGACGTACCAAAGACGCTCCCGGACTGGATGATCCCGGAATCGAAAGCTCATCTGGTGCAAGCAACCAAAGCCATCACGGGGAAGCAGCCACAATTTGAGCAagtcgaagacgaggatgacaCTCCCGGCCTGAAGGATGGGTTCGAGTGGTACATGAAGCCAGAGGACAAGGCCAAGTACGAGCAGATTTACCAAGAGAGTCGGGATATGCGAGGAGAAGTAGCAT TCGCATCCCTTGAGGATCTTTACGAGTCTTTAGACGTCCCCGATACAGACATTCGATCTGCTTGGAACCTGATCAACCCCTCTGCTTCATCAAGCATCAACAAGGACGCTTGTCTTGCGTTCCTCCACATTCTCAACAATCGACACGACGGATACCGCATTCCTCGCACAGTACCTGCCTCACTACGATCAAGCTTTGAGCGCAACCAGATCGACTACCAGGTTGACAACCAAAAGACGGGAGTCTCGTCACGGTGGGCAACAAAGGCAGATGATTCTACAGCGACGGGTCGGAAGGCCAAGTTCGGCGACCAGTACCTGACAAGACTCGGACGCAGCGGCTTCAAGACAGCAGGCACCGACTTCTCGACGGAGAAGACGGAGGACTGGGAGGAAGTGAGACTCAAGCGCCAGCTGCAAgacttggaagagaagatgcgAAAGGTAGAAGAGATTGCAGAGAGACGCAAGGGCGGGAAGCGCGATTCCAAGCCGGCGCTCGTCAAGAGGGAGCTGGACCAGCTTCTGGACTATAAGCGACGAGAGCTGAGAGACCTGGAagagggcaagggcaagagCGCCGTGGGTGGAAACCTGAAGAGCATATCGGATGATCTAGAGACGGTGCGCGAGCAGGTGGATGGTCTGGAAGCCCACTTGCGGTCTCGAGAGCAAATcctggagcagctgcagagtgagattgaagatgagaagagaggctAA
- a CDS encoding uncharacterized protein (EggNog:ENOG41~TransMembrane:10 (i48-68o74-91i148-172o192-219i559-584o612-637i682-702o708-724i793-814o820-843i)), whose protein sequence is MSISSLSERFWWHWRKASPSTQASQHRLILCCIVTLRSALFSVIVPRLALLAFTICQPLVLTRFLGFLNDETQPVNIGYGLVGAYGLVYIGIAATQALYWHQNGRCVTMLRGILVSAVFSKVTEVSVVAIDDSAALTLMSSDVDVIGRAMREIHEFWANIIQIAVATWLLSQQIGYAAAGPIVVSVISLVATMLVSPLAKKYRVGWLEKTQKRVGITSAMIGHIKSIKMSGLSQHLSDTIAALRVQEITASKPFRVVGAVTSSVAQVPLLLSPVLAFAMFQGITAATGQVLDATRMFAALSLITLLAQPLFWIFEVILDLSAAFGAFDRIQKFLIKSTRDEYRMMEVANTTDSTAVVGEESGLMELQTLRPLTPHMSLSSTPSNFATVIDVENATFNWSPDRPVLSNVSFSLSRSQLALLIGPVASGKTTLLKGILGEVPHSNGKVSLASSSLSWCEQTPWIMNQTIRDNIIGYSHFDQDLYDQTVKACELEEDFTQLPQGDFTVVGSKGLALSGGQKQRVALARAVYSRPQIALFDDIFSGLDNATSQRIFKNLFSSNTGLLRRSNTAIILATQSVDFLASADYIIALGREGKITEQGSFERLSVADGYVRALMASKSIVASTDASQDEKISEIADQASVPKVEYKAKQVEVKHDKRRQTGDSTVYKYYFGSIGTVFIVTLFVLELIWAFLQSFPTVWLEFWSDSNAQGHNRSGLYLGVYAALQVIGVFWFALLIWFVLVAVAAKSGISLHHSLLSAVISAPLSLFTTTDLGAITTRFSQDIGILDNNLPLALVVTIASFFGVLARAGLLAASSYYVAISFPFLAALYYFLQRGYLRTSRQLRLLDLEEKAPVYTQFMETLSGISTIRAFGWQKQAILKNHQLVDRSQRPFYLLIMVQRWLVLVLDLTTTALALLVVGFAVKLRGSVSVGLAGVSLVQLISMSETLNMLIQFWTSIETSIGAVARIKQFAEETPNESLPGEDQEPTADWPNRGHVVIRDLEASYGENGDIKALDGVTLDLKPGEKVGVCGRTGSGKSSLLLTILRLLEPSSGALTIDSIPLSIISREIIRSRLITVTQDQFVLPGTIRQNIDPSSSYPESAIIEALQVVNLWTVIDARGGLDITFEEDILSHGQKQLFFLARAVLKKDCGKVVLLDEASSSLDKETEQMVRTTINTHFKNHTVISIAHHLETILDFDRVVVMDKGRVVEIGSPRELLQSPGGGKFKALWEANNRGAVDEV, encoded by the exons ATGAGCATCTCGAGCTTGAGTGAGAGATTTTGGTGGCACTGGCGAAAAG CATCTCCCTCCACTCAGGCGAGCCAGCATCGCCTCATTCTTTGCTGTATCGTCACGCTGCGctctgctctcttctctgtcaTTGTCCCACGGCTTGCCCTTCTCGCATTCACCATCTGCCAGCCCCTGGTCTTGACCCGCTTTCTCGGTTTTCTCAATGACGAGACGCAGCCAGTGAACATTGGCTACGGACTCGTTGGGGCCTATGGACTGGTGTATATCGGCATTGCAGCCACGCAGGCCCTGTACTGGCATCAGAATGGCCGCTGCGTCACGATGCTCCGCGGGATCCTCGTCTCGGCGGTGTTCTCCAAGGTTACGGAAGTGAGCGTCGTTGCGATTGACGATTCTGCTGCGCTGACTCTCATGTCTTCTGAT GTCGATGTCATTGGTCGTGCTATGAGAGAGATTCACGAATTTTGGGCCAATATCATCCAAATTGCCGTCGCAACCTGGCTTCTGAGTCAACAGATTGGATATGCAGCCGCAGGCCCCATAGTGGTATCTGTTATTTCGTTGGTAGCGACTATGCTCGTTTCGCCGCTTGCCAAGAAGTACCGAGTTGGTTGGCTTGAGAAGACTCAAAAGCGAGTTG GAATCACTTCTGCCATGATTGGCCACATCAAGAGCATCAAGATGTCTGGTCTCTCTCAGCATCTATCCGACACCATTGCCGCTCTTCGTGTACAAGAAATCACCGCGTCCAAGCCCTTCAGAGTCGTTGGAGCGGTGACATCTTCAGTTGCGCAAGTGCCACTGCTCTTATCCCCAGTCCTTGCGTTCGCCATGTTCCAGGGCATTACAGCAGCGACAGGTCAGGTGCTCGACGCGACAAGAATGTTTGCTGCGTTGTCACTTATTACGCTACTGGCACAGCCTCTGTTTTGGATTTTTGAGGTGATACTTGATCTGAGTGCTGCCTTTGGTGCATTTGATCGTATCCAAAAGTTCCTGATCAAGTCTACTCGAGATGAATATCGGATGATGGAAGTGGCCAATACTACTGATTCAACTGCAGTGGTTGGCGAGGAATCTGGCCTGATGGAGCTTCAGACTCTAAGGCCTCTCACTCCTCATATGTCTTTGTCAAGTACTCCGAGCAACTTTGCGACTGTTATTGACGTTGAGAATGCTACATTTAACTGGTCGCCAGATCGACCTGTTCTGAGCAACGtttccttctccctcagTCGCAGTCAACTTGCTCTTTTAATCGGCCCTGTTGCATCTGGCAAGACAACATTACTCAAAGGAATCCTGGGAGAAGTACCTCATTCAAATGGAAAAGTTTCCTTGGCCAGTAGCTCTCTTTCATGGTGCGAACAAACTCCTTGGATCATG AATCAAACTATCCGAGATAATATCATAGGATACTCCCACTTTGACCAAGACCTATATGACCAAACCGTCAAAGCGTGcgagcttgaagaagactTTACGCAGCTCCCTCAAGGCGATTTCACCGTTGTGGGTAGCAAGGGACTTGCTCTCAGTGGCGGCCAAAAGCAACGCGTG GCGTTGGCTAGAGCCGTATATTCTCGACCTCAAATCGCTCTATTTGACGACATCTTTAGCGGATTGGACAACGCCACCTCACAGCGCATCTTCAAGAATTTGTTCTCTTCAAATACAGGGCTGCTGAGAAGATCGAATACAGCCATTATTCTAGCTACGCAATCCG TCGACTTCCTCGCTTCAGCAGACTATATTATCGCTCTTGGGCGGGAGGGCAAAATTACCGAGCAAGGATCTTTCGAAAGGCTCTCAGTCGCGGACGGATATGTCCGGGCTTTGATGGCGAGCAAGTCTATTGTTGCTAGCACTGATGCCAGCCAAGACGAGAAAATCTCTGAAATTGCAGATCAAGCCTCAGTGCCAAAAGTCGAATACAAAGCGAAGCAGGTAGAAGTCAAGCACGATAAACGTAGACAGACTGGAGATTCGACGGTCTACAAGTACTATTTTGGCAGTATAGGGACAGTATTCATCGTCACCTTATTTGTTCTTGAGCTGATCTGGGCTTTCTTACAGAGCTTTCCAA CTGTTTGGCTAGAATTTTGGTCAGATTCGAATGCTCAAGGGCATAATCGATCGGGCCTATACCTAGGAGTCTACGCTGCTTTGCAAGTAATCGGCGTCTTCTGGTTTGCCTTGCTCATATG GTTCGTTCTCGTTGCTGTCGCAGCAAAGTCTGGGATATCTCTTCACCACAGTCTCCTCTCAGCAGTCATTAG TGCACCGCTATCACTTTTTACGACGACCGACTTGGGAGCAATTACCACCAG ATTCTCTCAAGATATTGGCATCCTGGACAATAACCTCCCACTCGCACTCGTGGTGACAATAGCAA GTTTCTTCGGGGTCCTTGCCAGAGCAGGTCTTCTCGCGGCCTCATCCTACTATGTAGCCATCAGCTTCCCCTTTCTCGCCGCGTTATACTACTTCCTCCAGCGTGGCTACCTCCGCACATCACGACAGCTTCGTCTCCTCGATCTCGAAGAAAAGGCTCCAGTCTATACGCAGTTCATGGAAACGCTCTCCGGGATTTCCACCATCCGGGCGTTTGGATGGCAAAAGCAAGCCATCTTGAAGAACCATCAATTGGTCGATCGATCTCAGCGACCTTTCTATCTACTCATCATGGTCCAGCGATGGCTtgttcttgtccttgaccTCACTACTACAGCGCTGGCTCTCCTCGTCGTTGGTTTCGCCGTCAAGCTCCGTGGTTCTGTCTCAGTAGGGCTCGCCGGTGTTTCGCTGGTTCAGCTCATATCCATGAGCGAAACGCTCAACATGCTCATCCAGTTCTGGACTTCCATCGAGACTTCCATCGGGGCTGTTGCTCGTATCAAGCAATTTGCAGAAGAGACTCCAAACGAGAGTCTTCCAGGGGAGGATCAAGAGCCGACTGCCGACTGGCCTAACAGAGGGCATGTTGTCATACGTGACCTTGAAGCATCGTACGGCGAGAATGGTGATATCAAGGCTCTCGATGGCGTTACCCTGGATTTGAAGCCAGGCGAAAAAGTTGGAGTGTGTGGGCGTACAGGAAG TGGCAAGTCATCTCTCCTTCTCACCATTCTCCGCCTACTCGAGCCATCTTCTGGCGCTCTCACCATTGACTCCATCCCCTTGAGCATCATCTCCCGGGAAATTATCCGCTCTCGTCTTATTACCGTGACCCAAGACCAATTTGTTCTTCCCGGGACGATACGCCAAAATATCGATCCGTCGTCCTCATATCCTGAAAGCGCTATTATTGAAGCTCTTCAAGTAGTCAACCTATGGACTGTGATCGACGCACGCGGTGGCCTTGATATAACATTTGAAGAGGATATACTTAGTCATGGGCAGAAGCAGCTGTTCTTCCTCGCAAGAGCTGTGTTGAAAAAAGATTGCGGCAAGGTTGTGCTCTTAGACGAGGCCAGTAGCAG CTTAGACAAAGAAACGGAGCAAATGGTCCGCACCACCATCAATACGCATTTCAAAAACCATACCGTCATCTCCATCGCCCATCATCTAGAGACAATCCTCGATTTCGATCGCGTCGTGGTCATGGATAAGGGCCGTGTTGTTGAGATTGGATCACCACGAGAGCTGTTGCAGTCCCCTGGCGGCGGCAAGTTTAAAGCTCTGTGGGAGGCAAATAACCGTGGAGCTGTCGATGAAGTATAA